TGCAAAGCTCTAAAAGAATCTTATCCAAGTGGATCAAATAGAATAATCCATCTTGCTACAACTGGAGCTGTAAAGTTCTAAGACTTCATATAGATTCTAGGCTTGAAAAGCTTAGAATCTAGACTTACTTATAAAAATAAAACCAAATATTAAAATATCACATCATCTAATTAGATTCTAATTTGCTAGATTCTATGCTTTTAGGTTTTTGCATATCTTGTATTTGCTTTTCAATTTGTATCAATTTTTTATCTATACCAACACTAATGGTTACTTGATTTAGTAAAACCCAAAGAGATAATATCCCTAAAAATATTGATATTGCAATAGAAGCTATCGATATTTTTATAGCCCTAAGGGCTTTTTTCTCTATTTCTTGCATATTTTTATCCATTACATTTCCTTAAAATTATTTTTAAAATACTACTAAGTATCATACCAAATATAGCACTCATGACCACACAAGCACCTATGCTTAAATTATAATAATAACTCACAAAAAAGCCAATACAAATAAACATCAATGATAAAATAAAAGACAATACCATCATCTTACTAAGCGAACTAACAAACATACTTGCGATATATGCAGGAATACTAAGTATCGCAAGAACTAATATCAATCCTGCTATATTCATACTCATAACAATCCCAAGCGATACAAATATATAAATAAAAAATAAGAAAATATTAATATTGATATTTTTTAATTTACAAAATGTCTCATCATATAAGATTCCTAGAATCTCTCTATAATATAAATAAACAAAAGTAATAAGCAATATATCAAATATACCAATAATGATAATGTCGATTTTGCCTACAGCAAGAATCGAGCCAAATAAATAGCTTGTCAAATCTATCCCATATCCGGGAGTAATATCAATCAAAATCACACCAAGAGCCATACCAAATGCCCAAGCTGCTGCGATAAATGAATCGATATTTTTCTTTTTATTAATGATGAAATATATAAGTAATATTGACATCAAAATACTTGTGATTGCAGCTCCAAGCATGACATTAAAACCAAAATAAAGAGCAATCCCAACTCCACCAAATGCACTATGTGCCACACCACCACTTAAAAAAACGGTTTTATTTGAAACGATGATTGAGCCTACAATGCCACCACAAATTGAAACCAATAGAGCCGATAATAATGCAAATTGAATGAATTGAAATGATAATATCTCCAAGTAAATTCCTAATCTAACCAAATATTTATTATTTAAAATACCATATTAAATGATAATCCATAATACTGCTGTTTAAAACCATTTTTTGCTTCCCTTTGTTCAATATCAATTAAAATATTCATATCATCTCTTTGCTTTGTAATAAAATATGACATACTATACCCAAGAGCAGCGCCAGCTAAAACTTGAAGTGTTGTATGTTTTTTTGATGTAATCCTAGATATTCCAACAAGTGTTGCCAAAATGGTGGTGGGAATCCCCCATTTATATCCATATCGTTTTTGCATAAATCCAGCAGCTGAAAATGCACTTGATGTATGCCCTGATGGGAATCCTTCATAATCTTTTCCATTTGGTCTGCGTGAAATCCTAGCTAAATTTGGATTTTTCTTAGAAATGCCAACAAAACTATATTTTATTACAAATGTAGTAGCAAGAGTGCTAGCAGTAGAAATAGCAAGATAAGCTAGCCCTTCATAATCTTGTTCTATTAAAGTATAGATTCCTGCAAATGCTGGTAAAAATGAAAAAACATCACCATATAATCTAAAATAATCTACCTTAGCATAAAGATTTGCACTCAAAATAAAAAATAAAAGAAAGAAAATTTTTTTCATTTTAAAATACACCAACTTGCTTAGGATTTTTATAACCTGAAATAAAATCAAAGTTGAATTATATAAGATAAAGCTTAATAACTTTAATAGCATTTTTAGACTTGTAAGTATAAAATTATACAATTTATAAATATGAGGCAATAATGACGCAAGAAGAATTAAATGAGCTAATTTTAGGCAAATTTGATGATGGTATTGACAATACGACAAATAATAAAACTATAGATGAAAATCCGTTTGTCAATGATAATAAAGCCACAAAAGATAATTATAAAAATGACAATTACAAAGTTGATGCCGCGAAACAATGGCCACCACCGCCTCCAATAAATGAACATAAAGTAGTCCATCAATTAGATGATGTTACAAAAGGCTTAGAAGCAAAAGCTTCACAAGTTTTTGATCAGCTAGAATCTATTAGTCAAAATAGTCAAAGTGCGCAAGATGATTTAAAGATAATAAAAACTCATATAAAAAATCAAAAAAAGCTGTTTGAAAAATTATCTATTCAGTTTCCACATATAAAAGCATTTCAAGAATCTTTAGAA
Above is a window of Helicobacter sp. MIT 99-5507 DNA encoding:
- a CDS encoding DUF5408 family protein; translation: MDKNMQEIEKKALRAIKISIASIAISIFLGILSLWVLLNQVTISVGIDKKLIQIEKQIQDMQKPKSIESSKLESN
- a CDS encoding metal ABC transporter permease codes for the protein MEILSFQFIQFALLSALLVSICGGIVGSIIVSNKTVFLSGGVAHSAFGGVGIALYFGFNVMLGAAITSILMSILLIYFIINKKKNIDSFIAAAWAFGMALGVILIDITPGYGIDLTSYLFGSILAVGKIDIIIIGIFDILLITFVYLYYREILGILYDETFCKLKNININIFLFFIYIFVSLGIVMSMNIAGLILVLAILSIPAYIASMFVSSLSKMMVLSFILSLMFICIGFFVSYYYNLSIGACVVMSAIFGMILSSILKIILRKCNG
- a CDS encoding phosphatase PAP2 family protein; this encodes MKKIFFLLFFILSANLYAKVDYFRLYGDVFSFLPAFAGIYTLIEQDYEGLAYLAISTASTLATTFVIKYSFVGISKKNPNLARISRRPNGKDYEGFPSGHTSSAFSAAGFMQKRYGYKWGIPTTILATLVGISRITSKKHTTLQVLAGAALGYSMSYFITKQRDDMNILIDIEQREAKNGFKQQYYGLSFNMVF
- a CDS encoding chemotaxis protein; the encoded protein is MTQEELNELILGKFDDGIDNTTNNKTIDENPFVNDNKATKDNYKNDNYKVDAAKQWPPPPPINEHKVVHQLDDVTKGLEAKASQVFDQLESISQNSQSAQDDLKIIKTHIKNQKKLFEKLSIQFPHIKAFQESLESSNDSLRRIISIEEKTIDSTDCILQAMDIMQYQDIYRQKIERVVNITRTLSRYLSSIFDTDIEDDKRVSSATHIQGDTTNNVASSDEIEELISSLGKKQ